AAGTTCAAATGTCACCATTTTTACCACATTGACTTGACACGTCATCAATGACTCACATCTTATtatgtcaatttagtccctcagaaaattttttaaaaaaaaaaaaaaacctctgaATTTATTAATTCAAATTTCCAACTTAAAAAGAATTCACCTTGACACTAGTTTGCTCTTGTTTGATTCTAGAAAACCATTCCAATTCTAATGAACATGAATACATAATTAAATTCAAGATCAAACAAAGGATTGAATAAAATTCTCACTCTCTATAACAACTGCTAACAATGTCCCAGATGGAAACTATTAACACCAGTCTCATACGGTATCGTTTTCAAGAAACAAATCCTTCGGTACAACCTTTAGGGTATGAAAAACCAGATCTGCACAAATTCTTTAAAAAGATGCAAACTCTGAAGGAATGATTTTGACGAAGCAGCGCAGCTTGTGGAGGAGATCGCAACTAGGGCGCAGCGGCAGCGAGTTTTCCTCAATGTTCTGTTGTTgatttgggtttagggttcaggGATGATGAAGGCAAAGGAAATGTTAGGTTCATCTAAAGTTTATGTGTTCATAGATGATGAGGAACAGAGGCGGTGGTGGAAATGGGAAGAGAAAGATGGAAAGAAGAGGCATATTCTGTAGCAGAGGAGAAGGGGAAGACTTGATATTGGATGGAGATTGCAGATAAAGATGAAGAGGCATCTCTCCCTCTCTATCTTTGTTAAAGCTTCGGGATCTTTTCATTATCTAAAATAATATTTCGAATAAAAGTTGTTTTAggtttgtagttttttttttatgaagatgaagatctggTTATAGGACCAATCGAAGAAGGAAAGATAGTGAAGCTTTGAATACCTTACCTACATTTTCATTGATACAAGTCTGTGTCCGTGAGTGGCTCTTTCATAAATCAgcttaaaagtaaaataaaattatagtaCGTGTTTGGACTTGAAAGAGCCATACCTATTCCCTTCACCCTCTTATTTATAGTCTCTCCTCGCTCTTCTCTAAACGAACTCATTAACTAACCGTTATGCTCACAATTAGTTAACTATTCTCTAACGAACTCATTAACTAACTGTTATGCTCACAGATTACACCGTTTTAAAATACTTATCATGAGATATAATTAGTGTTGATGCGTCGATGAATAGAGACAGTTATACATAACATAGCAATTATAGCAGCTCTACATAATTTATGCTTGCATCCAATGGTGGTTAGAGTTAGTTATTCCAACTACAGTTTTCCATTTTGTTAACACTAACAGGTATACATACGTATAAAGAAGATCCCCTCAATGGAGGAACAGAAACACTCCCTCATTCCATCTGAGTTCTGACATATAATTTTCTAATATACTTCCTAACAGATAGGGAATTCCCCATTCAAGAATGTAACACCAATTTAGAGCTTCATTTCATTACACACCCAAACCACCATGTCAAAGCTCGCCTAACACATGCTACGAAATTCAGAGATTCTTAAATTTGGACAAGAACCTATCCAGTATACCTCAAATAGTCACAACTGACAAGCAAATGCTAGAGCACAAAACAGTGAAGTAAGAGTCATGAAATCATTGAAATGTCAGGTTCACAAGTTACAACCAACGCAAGCGGCTAATGCAGCATAATTACAGAGAAAGCAGAATATTATATACCAGTTGCAATTGCCAACACAAAAATTTCTTGTTGAAATAAAATAGCTATACAAATAAGCACTTACGAGATAGATTTGACAGACAATATTTCAATTGGAGTGACAAGACTAAAGAATTTCAGCTATTGTTTGAAGACAATTCACACTTAAATCAAACTTCAAAAACTAGTTGGAGTTCATCTCACTTTCTGCTTAATTTTCTTGCACACACATATATTATAAACAATGAGGCAGGGTGCTATATATACTAACAAAGATCAATTACAAGAGCCTTATAAACCGACATGGAAACCTACAAATTCTTGACTATTTAAAGCAACATATTTTTACAACTAACAGCCTAATAGCATATACTACTTTGTTTGATAATTTCAGTGCGAGTACAACAACAAATTTGGACTACTCCGGCATCTCCCGTGGCCAAGTTTAATATCTAACATTCTCCCTTAAACATGGTCATGATAAAAGATGATCGTCTGTTGTACACGCACTGGAATTATGAAATAAAGTAGTCCATGTTATTCAGTCATTAATTATACAAATCGATTACTTTGAACAACCAAGAATTATTAACTATCTCTGCCGGATCATGAGACTTTGTAACCAACTTTGGTAAGTATATGTACATCACCTTATATCATTGTGTGAATACAAATTTAAAGAAGAACTCAAACAAGTTCTTTGCGCTTGATTGAGTGTGAATTAGctacaaacaaagccaaacttTGAGTGTGTTATCTATACATAAGCTAGTAACAACAACTTGACTCTATATGTAAAACTCCATCATCCCAAAACATGATATACAATGGATTGGCATCAATATTTATAAGCAAACATAGCATCTCCACCCCCACCCAAAAACATATCAAAATTTCAGGTTAAACCTACAAGAAAAGAGAACAATTGACATCTAAGGTTCTATGGAATCAGCACTAACCCATGTCCAATAATGTTTCCTGACATACACAGCCTGGTTTGCAACTTTCTTGTCATCAAAACCAGAGTACTCATCAAGCTCATAGGTGCAAAAATCACCCTCCGGCAAACCCTCCACCGTGGCATTCAACGTGTGCAGAACGTAGCAACCGGGCAAACCCGGGTACGAGCCGGAACACCGTTCCTCCACCCTCATCTCATACGAATTCGGGTCAATCGTCACTATATCACCCACCTCAATTCCATCGCCTACCACGCCCCCGCAGCCGCCGATCAGGGACCCAAGCTCTTCCCTGATGGCCCTCACGGCGGCGGATTCAGGGTCCTCGTTGGGCTTCATCTTCTCCGACAAGGGTCTCCCCCGCTTCCTCACGTTCCCGTCCGACAACTCCTGGTGAGACTCCACCAGGAACTTCCCGTCCTTCCCGGTGACACGAACCGTGACGACCTGCACGGTTCGGATCGGCGGGGTGGAGTCTTCGAGGGAGGTTTCGCCCTCGGCGATCTCGAGCCAGAGGTTGTGCACGTTCTTGGTGCCGGGCTTGACGCCCCATGTGGCGAAGGAATCAGAGGGTAACCGCGGTTTGAGCCAGTCGGAGAGGCACTGCGGGGACGCGAAGCTGTGGCGGCGGTTGAGGCTGAGGAGGTTGGTTTTTGCGGTGGTGGGGTTTGGTGGCGATGATGACGTGGCGGAGTGAGACATGGCGGGGATTTTGAGGAACCGGCGAGGGTTGAGAGGGAGTGAGAGGATGGGGCAGGAGGTGGTGGGGTGGGACCTGGAGGAGGTGAAGAGGAAGCAGACGGAGAGGGCGGTGAGGAAGAGATCAGGTAAGGAGGGGAGGTTGGTGATGGGCTGTCCTAGGAGGTGGTTGGTTATTagtggcggtggcggcggcgggGACATCTCAACCACGGTGGTTGTTTTTAGGATTCAAGTTGTGATTATTATGATGAATGGAGAGGTCCATGATCATGATGGGTGGGGATGAAGGAGAGAAGGGTTTGGATGGATGAAGAAGAATTGAAAggtttttttagttttatgggaaaataaaatgaaataggaggttttttttttgaaattaaaatgaaataagaGGTTGGTGTTGGGCTTGTTGTAATTGTCTGGGATGAGGATGAAATATTCTGGTTCTGGATTGTATTTTGTTATTTGAGGTTTGGgttcttctctttcttcttgGTAACGTGGCTACTCTATGCTTCATTCACTGTGGTCTTTGTTTCTTCCACTTCTTGATTCGCATATGAGATCAGAATCAAGGGCCTGTTTGATTAGTTGGTCTTTGACTAGTTTACATCAAGATCTAAGTGATATTCTCATTATCTTCTTATCAACTTAAAAAATGTGCCATGTGATCTCTTTATACTAATGACCTCAGTTTTCTTATCTTAATTACTTAATTTTCATCTATTGGCACAATTAGCATGAACTAAttgtctaaaaaaaattaaatcattagGTATATGATGCATGAATTAGACATGTACCTTTTACAACACATACCTCATACAAGACTTTCTTGGGCTTGAAACATAAAGAATGTACAAGTTCATATACCATGTATTGAATTTCAATTTGTTTAACAATAATCAAATTGGGGTCTATCTAcctcatgaaaagaaaaatgtagCGGATTTTTTGGCCCGCCAAGCTTCTACAGAAGGCTCTCCTCATTGAGTGTAGCGACAAACACCGTCCTCTATCATTGCCTCTTTATGTTTGGAGAATGTAACTTAGTTCCTGATTTTGTTTAGCCTTTCtcgtgtaacaaaaaaaaattctagacCTTTTATTGTTATTGTAGAGACTCTGATACATGTCATGAATCAACTATCATCCCAAAAACTTAAGTTGTTGGATAAATAACACAAATGACCTCATATGATATTTCTAACAACTTGAAATTTGTAACTCTACATCAAATGCTAGCTTAGAGATGAGGATTGTTCTATCCTAGATAATGATTTATTAAatcatatctctagccaatatGAGACTTCGCAACACACACTCTCACATCAAAGACTGGACATTTGaagtgtgaattttttttaggaaTTAACATATGCATGTGGCTCATATATGAATAATCTTTAATAAACGAATCTATGATAAGCTCTGATATCATCTTATAATTTGACTTACACATAACTTCACCCAAAAGTTAGCTTAGAGATGAGTTACTCTATCCTACATAAGAACTTAGTTAGTCATATATCTAGTCAATATAAGGCTTCTAAGCGCCCTGCCCGGTTGTCTGGAGGTgctttctctctgttctaccattttatgtaccaaaaaaaaatataaggctTCTAAGTAACTAGTATTACTTAAATTTAATTAACCATAAGTTTTTAAATTATCAATATTAAACCTTTCCCGTTTCCACACCTATATTTAGAtctcagttt
This is a stretch of genomic DNA from Lotus japonicus ecotype B-129 chromosome 1, LjGifu_v1.2. It encodes these proteins:
- the LOC130746961 gene encoding uncharacterized protein LOC130746961, with translation MSPPPPPPLITNHLLGQPITNLPSLPDLFLTALSVCFLFTSSRSHPTTSCPILSLPLNPRRFLKIPAMSHSATSSSPPNPTTAKTNLLSLNRRHSFASPQCLSDWLKPRLPSDSFATWGVKPGTKNVHNLWLEIAEGETSLEDSTPPIRTVQVVTVRVTGKDGKFLVESHQELSDGNVRKRGRPLSEKMKPNEDPESAAVRAIREELGSLIGGCGGVVGDGIEVGDIVTIDPNSYEMRVEERCSGSYPGLPGCYVLHTLNATVEGLPEGDFCTYELDEYSGFDDKKVANQAVYVRKHYWTWVSADSIEP